The Nitrospira sp. genome window below encodes:
- a CDS encoding GMC family oxidoreductase, with amino-acid sequence MRDAFDVVIIGSGAGGAPIAHTLVQEGKSVVILEKGPLCRPQYQRNDGLSDFKRDEMLATGTEKRINIAGVANAGVSYYSSHIEPDLNDEPHIYNHSDGRDRATIEGYTAQVVGGGTQLYGGVSLRFTELDLTLKSFNEDRTDLRDDSTGDIKREARDWPITYDELEPYYGQAERLVGINGTIDKQKKRFSSNNYQKPLDTNPISQHVADGMDALGMPRYRTPLAVITEDHEPSGRKVPQDRQQARTAYVNRYGDALGLKSSTWVALLAPLEGRPDFELRPNCVVTHLECQGAKVARVQYLDPGGQRRQVQGKVVVVACSAIESIRLLKLSALLDQEFDRRIHQNDLLGCYFLTHCFGGASAYVSAPLRYDKSLTLDSDWATDQCATPDFLRETGLWAGGAVYNNTSDRALPLSLARTHGSQDLDTFWKAFIEDLSMTGQALVDFLDGTFGRGLSVSFMANQVPLKTNRIELHPTATDKWGRPVAYILKRWHSHDAALMDVLASQCAEVLRKGRVINGLGEGGVYKAENALARCANHILGGARFGNDQKDSVLDRTCRAWAFDNLYVTDGAFMPTSGGANPTLTIQANSFRVADLLKQVV; translated from the coding sequence ATGAGGGATGCATTCGATGTCGTCATCATCGGCAGCGGAGCGGGCGGCGCACCGATCGCGCATACCCTCGTACAAGAGGGAAAGAGCGTCGTGATCCTGGAGAAGGGGCCTCTTTGCCGGCCGCAGTATCAACGGAACGACGGCTTGAGCGATTTCAAGCGTGACGAGATGCTCGCGACCGGCACGGAAAAGCGCATCAATATTGCGGGAGTTGCGAATGCAGGTGTGTCGTATTATAGCAGTCATATCGAGCCGGACCTGAACGATGAACCACACATCTACAACCATAGCGACGGCCGGGATCGGGCGACAATCGAAGGCTATACGGCGCAGGTGGTAGGCGGCGGCACTCAACTCTACGGGGGCGTTTCCCTGCGATTTACCGAGCTTGATCTTACCCTCAAATCGTTCAATGAGGATCGGACCGACCTACGTGACGACTCGACCGGGGACATCAAGCGCGAAGCGCGTGATTGGCCCATCACCTATGACGAACTGGAGCCGTATTACGGCCAGGCGGAGCGGCTCGTCGGCATCAATGGAACGATCGACAAGCAGAAAAAGCGCTTCAGTTCGAATAACTACCAAAAGCCGCTCGACACGAATCCGATCAGCCAGCATGTCGCCGACGGGATGGATGCGCTTGGGATGCCCCGGTACCGTACGCCGTTGGCGGTCATCACCGAGGATCATGAACCCAGTGGGCGGAAGGTGCCTCAGGATCGGCAACAGGCGAGGACGGCTTATGTCAACCGGTACGGTGATGCGCTAGGGTTGAAGTCGAGCACCTGGGTCGCCTTGTTGGCGCCGCTCGAGGGACGACCGGACTTCGAACTCCGGCCGAATTGTGTGGTCACGCATTTAGAATGCCAGGGCGCCAAAGTCGCACGTGTGCAGTACCTCGATCCCGGCGGCCAACGCCGGCAGGTGCAAGGAAAGGTCGTCGTAGTGGCATGCTCGGCGATCGAGAGCATCCGCCTGCTGAAACTGTCGGCCCTCCTTGATCAGGAATTCGATCGGCGCATACACCAGAACGATTTGCTGGGCTGCTATTTCCTGACGCATTGTTTCGGCGGAGCCTCGGCATACGTCTCCGCTCCACTTCGATATGACAAATCGCTCACGCTGGACAGCGACTGGGCTACCGATCAATGCGCGACTCCCGACTTTTTGCGAGAGACGGGACTGTGGGCGGGCGGTGCGGTGTACAACAATACCTCCGATCGGGCCTTGCCCCTCTCGTTGGCGCGCACCCACGGCAGCCAGGACTTGGATACCTTCTGGAAGGCTTTCATCGAAGACCTGAGCATGACCGGCCAGGCCCTTGTGGATTTTCTCGATGGGACTTTCGGCCGGGGACTGTCGGTTAGTTTTATGGCGAATCAGGTTCCACTGAAGACAAATCGCATTGAGCTGCATCCTACGGCCACGGATAAATGGGGGCGACCGGTGGCCTACATCCTGAAGCGATGGCACAGTCATGACGCTGCGCTGATGGACGTATTGGCGAGTCAGTGCGCGGAAGTCCTTCGGAAAGGACGGGTTATCAATGGGCTGGGCGAAGGCGGTGTGTATAAGGCGGAAAATGCACTGGCTCGCTGCGCAAACCACATTCTGGGTGGAGCGCGGTTCGGGAACGATCAGAAAGATTCGGTGCTGGACCGGACATGCCGCGCTTGGGCCTTCGACAACCTGTATGTAACCGACGGCGCCTTCATGCCGACATCCGGAGGCGCGAATCCGACGCTCACGATTCAGGCGAACTCGTTTCGAGTGGCTGATCTCCTCAAGCAGGTGGTGTAA
- a CDS encoding isoamylase produces the protein MNGWTRTEGASAPLGVTWLEEEQAYNFALYARHASTVTLLVYAESDLTAPVFESSLSHLKNKSGRVWHCCVPVADLKNGRYYAYRVDGQGDDSFGHRFDPSKVLLDPYARGVFFPPAFSRAAANGSAANDGRAPLGLLPKRGQPFDWGIDVRPIHTSDTIIYEVHVRGFTRSARSGVRDAFRGTFTGLIEKIPYLTDLGVTVVELLPVYQYDPDESNYWGYMPLGFFSPHQAYAAEGSAEGAFDEFRHMVKALHAAGIEVILDVVYNHTSEAGASGPTYSFRGIDNSTYYVLRSDGRTYRDETGTGNMLRTAHPAVRKLILDSMRFWAKEMHIDGFRFDLASILTRNNDGSLNLEDPAAISEITADPDFEHIRLIAEAWDMSSYQLGRSFPGMSWLQWNGQFRDDMRSFVKSDSRTVPAVMRRLYGSDDLFPDDLLDAYHPYQSINYVTSHDGFCLYDLVSYNQKHNEANGHQNRDGTDNNVSWNCGWEGDLDVPPEVMALRMRQIKNFCCLLMLANGTPMFTAGDEFMQTQQGNNNPYNQDNQTTWLNWDLLEKHQDMFRFWKRMIAFRKAHPSLSRSRFWRDDIRWYGTGTTPDLSEHSHSLAWCLHGASQGDRDIYCMANAYWEPLSFTIQEGQNGDWRRAIDTSFATPNDIMEPNTEPLLPTLRYTVTPRSIVVLLRV, from the coding sequence ATGAATGGATGGACAAGGACCGAAGGGGCATCGGCTCCGCTCGGCGTGACGTGGCTCGAAGAGGAGCAGGCCTATAACTTTGCCTTATATGCCCGCCACGCGAGCACGGTGACCCTGCTTGTGTATGCGGAGAGCGATCTGACTGCGCCGGTGTTCGAGTCCTCCCTCAGCCATCTCAAGAACAAATCAGGACGCGTCTGGCACTGCTGTGTCCCGGTGGCGGATCTCAAAAACGGCCGTTACTACGCTTATCGCGTCGACGGCCAAGGGGACGATTCGTTCGGACACCGCTTCGATCCTTCCAAGGTCCTGTTGGATCCATACGCGCGCGGCGTCTTCTTTCCACCCGCATTCAGCCGAGCCGCAGCCAATGGAAGCGCAGCCAACGATGGTCGGGCACCCCTCGGCCTTCTTCCGAAGAGAGGACAACCTTTCGATTGGGGGATCGATGTCAGACCAATTCATACATCGGACACGATCATTTATGAAGTGCATGTACGAGGATTCACGAGGAGTGCGAGATCAGGAGTGCGCGACGCCTTCCGCGGAACTTTCACGGGCCTGATCGAGAAGATCCCGTATCTCACAGACCTCGGCGTGACAGTGGTCGAGCTGCTTCCGGTCTATCAGTACGATCCAGACGAAAGTAACTACTGGGGCTACATGCCGCTCGGCTTCTTCTCCCCGCATCAAGCGTACGCCGCGGAAGGGAGCGCGGAAGGGGCATTTGATGAGTTTCGTCATATGGTGAAGGCACTGCACGCGGCTGGTATCGAGGTCATTCTGGATGTGGTCTATAACCATACGAGTGAAGCTGGTGCATCGGGACCTACGTATAGTTTTCGAGGAATCGATAATAGCACCTACTATGTATTGAGATCGGACGGCCGAACCTATCGCGATGAGACCGGCACGGGTAATATGCTGCGGACCGCCCATCCCGCGGTGCGCAAGTTGATTCTCGACAGTATGCGGTTTTGGGCCAAAGAAATGCATATCGACGGCTTCCGCTTCGACCTCGCTTCAATCCTCACCCGTAACAACGACGGCTCACTCAACCTGGAAGATCCTGCGGCAATCTCAGAGATTACTGCAGACCCGGACTTTGAGCATATCCGCCTGATCGCCGAAGCTTGGGATATGAGCTCGTATCAACTTGGACGAAGCTTTCCCGGGATGAGCTGGTTGCAATGGAACGGGCAGTTCCGGGACGACATGCGCAGCTTCGTGAAAAGCGACTCAAGGACTGTGCCTGCTGTAATGCGACGTCTGTACGGCAGCGATGATCTGTTTCCCGACGACCTGCTTGATGCCTACCATCCGTATCAAAGTATAAACTATGTCACCTCCCATGACGGATTCTGCCTTTACGACCTGGTCTCTTACAATCAGAAGCACAACGAGGCGAATGGGCATCAGAACCGCGATGGCACGGACAACAACGTGAGCTGGAATTGTGGATGGGAGGGAGATTTAGATGTTCCACCCGAAGTGATGGCGCTTCGCATGCGACAGATAAAAAACTTCTGTTGTCTACTCATGTTGGCAAACGGTACACCGATGTTTACGGCCGGGGACGAATTCATGCAGACCCAACAGGGTAACAACAACCCATATAATCAGGACAACCAGACAACCTGGTTAAACTGGGATTTGTTAGAGAAGCACCAGGATATGTTCCGTTTCTGGAAGAGGATGATCGCTTTTCGCAAGGCGCATCCTTCTTTGTCTCGGAGTCGATTTTGGCGAGACGATATCCGATGGTATGGAACCGGAACGACCCCAGATCTGTCGGAACACTCGCATAGTCTTGCGTGGTGTCTGCACGGCGCGTCTCAGGGAGATCGTGATATCTATTGTATGGCTAATGCCTATTGGGAGCCCCTCTCCTTTACCATTCAGGAAGGACAAAACGGTGACTGGAGACGCGCAATCGATACAAGCTTCGCCACTCCCAACGACATCATGGAGCCGAACACCGAGCCGCTGTTACCCACGCTCAGGTACACAGTGACGCCTCGGTCTATTGTTGTGCTCTTGCGCGTATGA
- a CDS encoding O-acetyl-ADP-ribose deacetylase, producing MSVSLKAICADITTLTVDAIVNAANEPLRPGGGVCGAIHRVAGPELTQECRLLGGCQTGDAKLTKGYRLPARYVIHAVGPVWKGGNDRESTQLASCYRRCLEVAAAHGIETVAFPSISTGIYGYPIDLAAKVASDSVRAALQKLVSIREVTFCCFSPSDFAVYQQLLAEVR from the coding sequence ATGTCTGTTTCGCTCAAAGCCATCTGCGCCGACATCACGACTCTGACGGTTGACGCTATCGTCAACGCGGCAAACGAGCCGCTGCGTCCTGGCGGCGGGGTGTGCGGAGCGATCCATCGTGTGGCGGGGCCAGAATTGACACAGGAATGTCGCCTGCTCGGTGGGTGTCAAACCGGCGATGCGAAACTGACGAAAGGCTATCGTTTACCTGCTCGGTACGTCATCCATGCCGTTGGACCGGTCTGGAAGGGAGGGAACGACCGCGAGTCGACGCAGCTCGCCTCCTGCTATCGCCGTTGTCTTGAGGTCGCAGCCGCACATGGGATTGAGACCGTTGCCTTTCCAAGCATCAGTACCGGTATTTACGGCTATCCGATCGACCTCGCCGCCAAAGTGGCGAGCGATTCTGTTCGTGCCGCTCTTCAGAAACTCGTCTCGATCCGAGAGGTGACATTTTGTTGCTTCTCTCCAAGTGACTTCGCAGTGTATCAACAGCTACTTGCCGAGGTCCGCTGA
- a CDS encoding methyltransferase domain-containing protein, with translation MDPNKIERVYTTYAGFYDKVFGKVFHEGRESAIRNMNVQPNEQILEVGVGTGLALPMYPRHCRIVGIDLSEGMLAKAKEKAEAHGLDHVQLHRMDAGAMEFEDDSFDTVVAAYVVTAVPDYRKVVNEMIRVCRPGGRIIMLNHFSNGNKVIAAVEKVISPLTKHLGWRTDLSLNTVLEGTSLEIARKQRVNPLRLWALVECVNGKERQTNGTAAAHAVAGYANGNGTAGFANGNGNGHYSAEHAH, from the coding sequence ATGGATCCCAACAAGATTGAGCGTGTGTACACTACCTATGCGGGGTTCTACGACAAGGTTTTTGGCAAGGTTTTCCACGAAGGGCGTGAATCGGCTATCAGGAATATGAATGTGCAGCCGAACGAACAGATTCTTGAGGTGGGGGTTGGGACCGGCCTCGCCCTGCCGATGTACCCGCGGCATTGCCGGATTGTGGGGATCGATCTGTCCGAAGGGATGCTGGCAAAAGCTAAGGAAAAGGCCGAGGCCCATGGGCTTGATCACGTCCAGCTTCATCGCATGGACGCAGGAGCCATGGAGTTCGAGGATGACAGCTTCGATACGGTGGTTGCAGCCTATGTTGTGACGGCGGTCCCTGACTATCGTAAAGTCGTCAATGAGATGATTCGAGTCTGCCGCCCAGGCGGCCGCATCATCATGTTGAACCACTTCAGCAACGGCAACAAGGTCATTGCCGCCGTGGAAAAAGTCATTTCTCCGTTGACCAAACATCTCGGTTGGCGAACGGACTTGTCGTTGAATACGGTGTTGGAGGGAACATCTCTGGAGATCGCCCGAAAACAGCGGGTAAACCCTTTACGGCTGTGGGCGTTGGTGGAATGTGTCAACGGAAAGGAAAGGCAGACCAACGGAACCGCCGCGGCTCATGCTGTCGCGGGGTACGCGAACGGCAACGGTACAGCCGGTTTTGCGAATGGAAACGGCAACGGGCACTATTCAGCCGAGCACGCGCACTGA
- a CDS encoding DUF481 domain-containing protein yields MKRSVLLIAILILTTVVTSVFADDGPAPITSAAVLPTEAPPLDIVTLKDGSVIYGEVIEMMDGVLQIKNALAAEVIKIKWAEVSKLAISHPLPFHLKEGTMLVGTVEEGEPGELRLKAGPSGEIITVPMDTVIKVNPIVQPSVIYVGNVNAAYTQVVGNAHLTTASFVGDAVARSERLRLTLLGRYVYGSQDGSVTADNARATIKLDYFLTKRLYWFSSAFFETDEFQDLKLRTSLASGPGYQWIEKGDFSGVYKDMAFYTEAGPGYFNEDFRTIPDRVSFRARVATKFDWSLFTDLVTLHHDIEMFPSLQDLSDFYLTMNNSVRFKMWGGLTTGFQVTTRYNSRPAPGTVTTDNMYFLTFGYAFDTTRKR; encoded by the coding sequence ATGAAACGGTCTGTTCTACTGATCGCAATCCTCATTCTGACCACGGTGGTGACGTCAGTTTTTGCCGACGATGGACCGGCCCCGATCACGTCGGCTGCGGTGCTACCGACTGAGGCTCCGCCGCTGGATATTGTCACGTTGAAAGACGGCAGCGTGATCTATGGCGAAGTGATAGAGATGATGGATGGGGTGTTACAGATCAAGAATGCGCTGGCTGCTGAGGTGATCAAGATCAAGTGGGCTGAAGTAAGCAAGCTCGCTATCTCTCATCCCCTTCCCTTCCACTTAAAGGAAGGGACCATGCTGGTCGGGACGGTCGAAGAGGGCGAACCGGGAGAGTTGAGGCTGAAAGCCGGCCCGAGCGGAGAGATCATCACGGTGCCGATGGATACGGTCATAAAGGTGAACCCGATCGTTCAGCCGTCGGTGATCTACGTCGGAAATGTAAACGCTGCCTATACACAAGTAGTGGGAAACGCCCATCTTACCACGGCGAGTTTCGTGGGAGACGCCGTGGCGAGGAGCGAACGGCTCCGACTGACCTTGCTTGGCCGCTATGTGTACGGATCCCAAGACGGGAGCGTCACTGCTGACAATGCTCGAGCCACGATCAAGCTGGACTACTTCCTCACGAAACGGCTCTATTGGTTCTCGTCGGCCTTCTTCGAGACCGATGAATTCCAAGATCTCAAATTACGTACCTCCCTCGCGAGCGGCCCCGGTTACCAATGGATTGAGAAGGGCGACTTCAGCGGAGTATACAAAGACATGGCTTTCTATACAGAAGCCGGTCCGGGGTATTTCAATGAAGATTTCCGCACGATTCCGGACCGGGTGAGTTTCCGTGCCCGCGTAGCCACGAAATTCGATTGGTCATTGTTCACCGACCTCGTGACGCTACATCACGACATCGAAATGTTTCCGTCCCTCCAAGACTTGTCCGACTTTTATTTAACCATGAATAACAGCGTTCGCTTCAAGATGTGGGGAGGCCTGACGACCGGATTTCAAGTGACCACACGCTACAACAGTCGACCGGCTCCGGGCACGGTCACGACCGACAATATGTATTTTCTCACCTTCGGCTATGCCTTTGACACCACCCGCAAGCGATAG
- the mscL gene encoding large-conductance mechanosensitive channel protein MscL, whose amino-acid sequence MLKEFKEFAMKGNVLDMAIGVIIGGAFGKIVSSLVSDVLMPPLGLVMGKVDFSSLFINLSDTSHPSLVAAKAAGAPTLNYGVFLQSVFDFLIIAFVIFILVKQVNRFKNAAPPPPPPPPPVPTNEEKLLMEIRDLLKGRQ is encoded by the coding sequence ATGTTGAAAGAGTTCAAAGAATTCGCCATGAAGGGCAATGTCCTGGATATGGCGATCGGCGTCATCATCGGCGGAGCCTTCGGGAAAATCGTCTCGTCGCTCGTCAGCGACGTGCTCATGCCTCCGCTTGGCCTGGTGATGGGCAAGGTGGATTTTTCAAGCTTGTTCATCAATTTATCGGATACCTCCCACCCCTCTTTGGTGGCGGCGAAAGCCGCTGGGGCTCCGACCCTCAATTACGGGGTCTTTCTGCAAAGCGTGTTTGACTTTCTTATCATCGCGTTCGTCATTTTCATCCTGGTCAAGCAAGTCAACAGATTCAAGAATGCAGCACCTCCGCCCCCACCGCCTCCTCCACCCGTTCCGACCAACGAGGAGAAATTGTTGATGGAGATCCGCGATCTGCTGAAGGGCCGTCAATAA
- a CDS encoding OmpA family protein has protein sequence MRALKTTVVMTGLVVLMGCASSLKQPDPYIKQSKVCTDRWYGYHKEGGCPSTVKAVTPDPSKEMPVLLAAAQAGGAERERLAAELTAANQRVVDLENQLADRDKELSGLRGDLSQETEKLKQAERGLLRALRPEISKGDITVDLNSERLLINLASGYLFGSGEAQVKPAGVDALKQVGAILNEYPQYKVAVGGHTDNQPIGGALKQKYPTNKELSEARANSAVHALRDGGLTSDLSAAGYGEGNPVASNKTAEGRAKNRRVEVIVTQ, from the coding sequence ATGCGAGCGCTTAAGACGACTGTTGTTATGACAGGGTTGGTTGTCCTGATGGGCTGTGCTTCATCCCTCAAGCAACCTGATCCATACATCAAGCAGTCGAAAGTGTGCACCGACAGATGGTACGGCTATCATAAAGAGGGTGGGTGCCCATCCACAGTCAAGGCAGTAACCCCCGATCCATCGAAAGAGATGCCTGTCCTCCTTGCGGCCGCTCAGGCGGGTGGAGCGGAGAGGGAGAGGCTCGCTGCGGAACTCACAGCCGCCAACCAGCGTGTGGTTGATCTGGAAAACCAACTTGCCGACCGTGACAAAGAACTCTCGGGCCTTCGCGGAGACCTCTCCCAAGAAACAGAAAAATTGAAACAGGCGGAGCGTGGATTGCTCCGAGCCCTTCGTCCTGAGATCAGTAAGGGTGATATCACGGTGGATTTAAACAGCGAGCGTCTTCTGATCAACTTGGCTTCCGGCTACCTCTTCGGCTCAGGCGAAGCTCAGGTCAAGCCAGCGGGAGTCGACGCACTTAAGCAGGTGGGAGCGATCTTAAACGAGTATCCTCAGTACAAAGTGGCAGTTGGCGGTCATACTGACAATCAGCCGATAGGCGGCGCGTTGAAACAGAAGTATCCGACGAACAAAGAGCTGTCGGAAGCCCGTGCGAATAGCGCGGTTCACGCTTTGCGGGACGGCGGGCTCACCAGCGACCTGTCCGCAGCCGGTTACGGCGAGGGCAACCCGGTCGCCAGCAACAAAACGGCAGAGGGACGAGCCAAGAATCGTCGGGTTGAGGTCATCGTTACCCAGTAG
- a CDS encoding carbonic anhydrase family protein, giving the protein MKQHIMKVGILSVFLISLGNPVGAASWDHASQGSDGTSWANIFGDPSSNQASLNLPYATCAIGFHQSPIAINLTSGPLTINPITLSADNNPQAETERHANRLSTQYPRSTSSTEVPAISTNDANAYVFMNTGHAVQVAFSKGYLGKLLIGRDVYPLLQFHFHTPSEHIIVTDSHPAGIQYDAELHLVHASAGGQLVVLTRFLDGSNNSVAENPILKKVIDHTPKEPAQHPAFNSTGGGLALDPSKLIPMESKQVFAYAGSLTTPPCSEGVSWYIVSEPLKVPAAQIEELRKFYPSNNRIVQNTNYSNTNVPRTVQIHNHLDVDRDSTKY; this is encoded by the coding sequence ATGAAACAGCATATTATGAAAGTCGGCATACTCAGCGTCTTCCTCATCTCGCTGGGCAACCCTGTCGGTGCGGCTTCTTGGGATCATGCAAGTCAGGGTAGCGACGGAACGAGCTGGGCAAACATTTTTGGTGACCCGAGCTCGAATCAGGCCAGTCTGAACCTGCCGTACGCCACATGTGCTATCGGGTTTCATCAGTCGCCGATTGCGATCAATCTCACGTCAGGTCCGCTCACAATCAACCCCATTACGTTGAGTGCCGACAATAATCCACAAGCCGAAACCGAGCGCCATGCAAATCGCCTGAGTACTCAATATCCACGCTCGACCAGCAGTACCGAAGTTCCGGCCATTTCGACGAATGATGCTAATGCCTATGTCTTTATGAACACCGGCCATGCGGTCCAGGTGGCGTTCTCCAAGGGGTACCTCGGTAAATTACTCATCGGACGTGATGTGTATCCGCTCTTGCAGTTTCATTTCCATACACCGAGTGAGCACATCATCGTCACGGACTCACATCCCGCCGGGATCCAATATGACGCTGAATTACATTTAGTGCATGCAAGCGCGGGAGGACAACTTGTCGTCTTAACAAGATTCTTGGACGGATCAAACAACTCCGTTGCCGAAAACCCAATACTGAAAAAGGTCATCGACCATACGCCGAAAGAGCCAGCCCAGCATCCGGCGTTTAACTCGACCGGTGGCGGCCTTGCACTGGATCCGTCGAAGTTGATCCCGATGGAGAGCAAACAGGTATTCGCCTACGCCGGTTCCTTAACGACGCCACCATGTAGCGAAGGGGTGAGTTGGTATATTGTATCTGAGCCCCTGAAGGTGCCCGCGGCTCAGATTGAAGAACTGAGAAAGTTTTATCCCTCGAACAATCGCATCGTTCAGAACACCAACTACAGCAACACCAATGTTCCGCGTACCGTACAAATTCACAATCATCTGGATGTCGATCGCGATTCAACAAAGTATTAG
- the atpH gene encoding ATP synthase F1 subunit delta has protein sequence MIKTTVARRYAQALFGLLDQSTIEATRGTLTGLGQAMKESAQLRHVVASPVFAVEEKIAVLTALGESLGCPPAGKAFLGQLVKKNRVGFLPEIADAFGKLVDQLKRTQPVTVSSATALPPAEQDRIKTHLRESLKREVDVTFQTDAGHLAGLQIHIGSTVVDSTVRGRLRDLQVLLTRE, from the coding sequence GTGATTAAGACAACAGTTGCGCGACGTTACGCTCAAGCCCTCTTCGGGCTCCTCGATCAATCGACCATCGAAGCCACGCGAGGGACGCTCACCGGCCTCGGTCAGGCCATGAAAGAATCAGCTCAGCTTCGCCACGTCGTGGCCTCACCTGTGTTCGCGGTGGAGGAGAAGATTGCTGTACTGACCGCACTCGGCGAGAGCCTGGGATGCCCTCCTGCCGGTAAGGCATTTTTGGGCCAGTTGGTAAAGAAAAACCGAGTGGGCTTTTTGCCGGAAATTGCCGACGCATTCGGCAAGCTGGTCGATCAATTAAAACGGACGCAGCCGGTGACGGTTTCCTCCGCGACGGCTCTTCCACCGGCGGAACAGGATCGAATCAAGACGCACCTACGCGAATCGCTGAAGCGCGAAGTCGATGTGACGTTTCAGACCGACGCCGGTCATCTCGCCGGTTTGCAGATCCACATCGGCAGCACGGTGGTTGACAGCACTGTGCGAGGTCGCTTGCGCGATTTGCAAGTTCTGTTGACGCGAGAATAA